One part of the Planctomycetaceae bacterium genome encodes these proteins:
- a CDS encoding serine hydrolase domain-containing protein, with protein MNRTALLILWILLFIGGQSLRADEPLPGLDDYVVSVMQERQVPGVGIAIVKDGGVLHSKGYGTTRIDGGEPVTSATPFPVASITKNFTATALAILVDEEKIAWDDPVVSHLPELRFCDDYRTQHTTIRDLVCHRTGLQRGDLLPCRNDVPAAEIVRRIRYLQPESGFRETVTYNNLAYYALGELIGRVSGTSWELFVSERVLKPLDMQQTSTSLQAPDGEPATFIHQFIDGETRAVQLSSPRTKIPSPAGSIRSTADDMAKWMLAAMTAGDNQAALLTAKTRRYMQTIHASIPVTWKTDGNPFAADFYGFGLGWEVMNYRGRKLCFHSGSTGTVCAVMPDEGIGVTILTTKEWSQLPGMLMYDVLDALLDGPNATWDQEHWAFWKKAETNPDTTRQRNLKEAEESRDPKREPELVPAKFAGQYACDLLGDLRITEVDGRLLLTL; from the coding sequence ATGAACCGGACAGCGCTGCTGATTCTGTGGATCCTGCTGTTCATCGGCGGTCAAAGCCTGAGGGCTGATGAGCCGCTGCCAGGGCTTGATGATTATGTGGTTTCGGTAATGCAGGAGCGGCAGGTGCCGGGAGTCGGCATCGCCATCGTGAAGGACGGCGGCGTGCTGCATTCGAAGGGGTACGGAACGACGCGAATCGACGGCGGTGAGCCTGTGACATCCGCGACACCGTTCCCAGTGGCGTCCATCACCAAAAATTTCACCGCCACGGCGCTCGCCATTCTTGTCGACGAAGAGAAGATTGCCTGGGACGACCCGGTTGTCAGCCATCTGCCGGAACTGAGGTTCTGCGACGACTATCGAACACAGCACACGACGATTCGCGATCTGGTCTGCCACCGCACGGGTTTGCAGCGCGGAGATCTGTTGCCGTGCCGCAATGACGTTCCCGCTGCGGAGATCGTTCGCCGCATTCGCTACCTGCAGCCCGAAAGCGGATTTCGCGAAACAGTGACTTACAACAACCTGGCGTATTACGCGCTGGGGGAACTGATCGGCCGCGTTTCCGGAACGTCGTGGGAATTGTTCGTTTCAGAACGTGTGCTGAAGCCTCTGGACATGCAGCAGACGTCGACATCGCTGCAGGCGCCCGACGGCGAACCTGCCACTTTCATCCACCAGTTCATCGATGGCGAAACGCGAGCCGTTCAACTTTCCAGCCCGCGAACCAAAATTCCGTCGCCGGCCGGGTCCATTCGTTCGACAGCCGACGACATGGCGAAGTGGATGCTGGCCGCAATGACGGCCGGTGACAATCAGGCCGCTTTGCTGACGGCTAAGACTCGCCGCTATATGCAGACGATTCACGCCTCAATTCCGGTGACATGGAAGACAGACGGCAATCCGTTTGCGGCTGACTTCTACGGATTCGGACTCGGATGGGAGGTCATGAACTATCGCGGTCGGAAACTCTGCTTTCACAGCGGCTCAACAGGAACCGTCTGCGCCGTCATGCCGGACGAGGGAATCGGCGTGACGATTCTGACAACGAAGGAATGGTCGCAGCTTCCCGGCATGTTGATGTACGACGTGCTTGATGCGCTGCTCGACGGTCCGAATGCGACCTGGGATCAGGAACACTGGGCGTTCTGGAAGAAGGCCGAAACCAACCCCGACACGACTCGTCAGCGGAATCTGAAGGAAGCCGAAGAAAGCCGCGATCCCAAACGAGAACCGGAACTGGTGCCTGCGAAGTTCGCAGGACAATACGCCTGCGATTTGCTGGGGGATCTGCGGATCACGGAAGTGGATGGTCGTCTGCTGCTGACATTATGA
- a CDS encoding HU family DNA-binding protein, translated as MTKKEIVKAISEELGLTQLKTKEIVQKTFDAIVETLVEDRRIELRNFGVFEVKKRAARKARNPRTGGQVEVPAKFVVTFKPGKEMEERVRLLEEAENAREKAAAEATQARERSSRLTSSTPPASGGIPAASHNGPGAVAFSGSSPPRPRGSDTGVGSYGS; from the coding sequence GTGACCAAGAAAGAGATTGTCAAAGCGATTTCGGAAGAGCTTGGACTGACGCAACTGAAGACCAAAGAGATTGTTCAGAAGACGTTCGATGCGATCGTCGAAACGCTGGTCGAAGATCGTCGTATCGAGCTGCGGAACTTTGGCGTCTTCGAGGTCAAGAAACGAGCCGCTCGAAAGGCACGCAATCCCCGAACCGGCGGGCAGGTGGAAGTCCCCGCCAAATTTGTGGTTACATTCAAACCGGGCAAGGAAATGGAAGAACGAGTCCGCCTGCTCGAAGAAGCCGAGAACGCTCGGGAAAAAGCCGCTGCCGAGGCCACGCAGGCTCGCGAGCGGTCCAGTCGCCTGACCTCGAGCACTCCTCCCGCATCCGGCGGGATTCCGGCTGCCAGTCACAACGGACCGGGAGCCGTTGCGTTCTCCGGCTCCAGTCCGCCGCGTCCGCGCGGAAGTGACACGGGAGTCGGAAGTTACGGCAGTTGA
- a CDS encoding ABC transporter ATP-binding protein: MKRNAVAGTGSLSIVTAECSFHLSPNSLEANDMQSQENVIEIRNLTKVYRDFWGRKKVEAVKSLSLDVKRGEVFGLLGPNGSGKTTTIKMLLGLLFPTSGDIRILGKSASDVEKNERIGYLPEESYLYRFLNADETLDFYGRLFKMSGAERASRSDELIKLVGLDKARRRQLKEYSKGMTRRIGLAQALINNPELVLLDEPTSGLDPIGTREMKDLILKLRDQGKTVVLCSHQLADVQDVSDRIAILFQGELKVLSDVTSLLELRDETEIRTSSLSDEAIAEVQAVLAKHNASEAAIRRPRADLEQLFLRTVRESGERPGRRFTAEEMSASGGAPQEEVAAGSDSRKS; the protein is encoded by the coding sequence GTGAAGCGGAATGCGGTCGCCGGGACAGGCAGCCTTTCGATCGTCACCGCTGAATGCAGTTTTCATCTCAGCCCCAATAGTCTTGAAGCCAACGACATGCAGAGCCAGGAAAACGTCATTGAGATTCGAAATCTGACGAAGGTCTATCGCGATTTCTGGGGCCGAAAGAAGGTGGAGGCCGTCAAAAGCCTGAGCCTGGACGTCAAACGTGGTGAGGTCTTCGGATTGCTGGGACCCAACGGTTCCGGGAAGACCACCACGATCAAAATGCTGCTGGGACTGCTGTTTCCCACGTCCGGCGACATTCGCATTCTGGGCAAGAGTGCTTCCGACGTGGAAAAGAACGAACGGATCGGTTACCTGCCCGAAGAATCCTATCTGTACCGCTTTCTGAACGCTGACGAAACGCTCGATTTCTACGGTCGGCTGTTCAAGATGTCCGGTGCCGAACGAGCGTCGCGGTCTGATGAGCTGATTAAGCTGGTCGGACTCGACAAGGCCCGCCGCCGTCAGTTGAAAGAGTATTCCAAGGGGATGACTCGCCGTATCGGCCTGGCTCAGGCACTCATCAACAACCCGGAACTGGTTCTGCTGGACGAACCCACAAGCGGCCTGGACCCGATCGGCACACGAGAAATGAAGGACCTGATCCTGAAGCTGCGGGATCAGGGCAAGACTGTCGTCCTGTGCAGCCATCAACTGGCCGACGTCCAGGACGTCAGTGACCGCATCGCCATTCTGTTCCAGGGCGAACTCAAGGTACTCAGCGATGTGACCAGTCTGCTGGAACTGCGGGACGAAACCGAAATTCGCACCAGCAGTCTGAGCGACGAAGCGATCGCGGAAGTGCAGGCGGTGCTGGCAAAGCACAACGCGTCCGAAGCTGCCATCCGCCGGCCGCGAGCGGACCTGGAGCAGCTCTTCCTGAGAACCGTTCGGGAAAGTGGCGAACGCCCCGGCCGCCGGTTTACTGCGGAGGAAATGAGCGCCTCTGGAGGTGCCCCGCAGGAAGAGGTCGCCGCCGGTTCGGACAGCAGGAAGTCCTGA